The nucleotide sequence TTGCTGCAGAGATTTATTTTATGATTACATCAATGAAATCATGTTGTGTTTTTCATCTGATGATGACATTAAGGTAAATgaaattttttgtttcatttttagaatcatatataaatttttgaagtataaaaattataatgctAATAACATGTAAGTGTAGAGAATGATATGTAATTAGCTCtttattttgtatgaaataaGATTTAACCTTTTACTCTGATCTCAATCAAATCAAAGTTTGATGCTCTGAATACATTGGTTTTGTACAATAAAGCCACTGGAATATCCACATTCTGCATATCCATGATGGTAAAAATTGGATTTCAAATCATACACAGTGTTTGTTATACATTTATCCTGTCAAAAGAAATACCTTGAGAAAAAAATGATTATGGATATAATGTGAGGATTAGGCCAACTGATGAAAGAAGATTGAAATGTTTGGTCACTTATCCTATTCGATGGTGTCTTCTTAGGATTAGAAGGTTTAGGGACTGCAAGGATAAAGAATATACAAGAGGCCATGACATCAGAATCTGTCACATATTagtttcatgattcatcataatagTCAAAATTTAACAAGTAAATGAAATAATTGTTCAAAAATATCACAGATTAAAAAAAAGGATCTGAAGTCTGCTGAGATCTTCAAGTGCCTGAGAATGACCAAAAAGATAGAAATGAACATATTGGACTTTGACTTCTTGCCTTCTACATGTTAAGCACTCATCAATCCAAATCACAAATTTAAATTGGATGAACAGTGTGTAACTACAGACAACTTAGTTGTCATAGTCATCATATGTGCTAATGATAGTTACATTATAATATATCAATGGTGAGCAAACCACCAAGTCAATCAAGCAGAAGGGACCATTAGTGATGTGCCAACCAATATCCTATTCTATCTGTTCCAAACAGGATAATGAAACTTTACAATATCTTTCAAGTATAAACCACAAGAAAATGAAGCTGTCATTTCTTTCCTCAACTAAATTCCCAAATCATATGCTTTGTTGTTGAGGTCTATTGCACTGAGCAAATCCACTGCCTACAAATTGTGAGAACTTCTGCTGAATCCTTATTAGTTAGTTGATCCCTCAATTCCTAACCCAACTTGGCAGCACTGCAAGGAAAATGAAGTCCAGTTATAATGTCATAATTATTCTAAATCCAAAGGGAAACCATCATATCACTAATTTCTGCACTTGGATGTCTAGAAAACTTGGATGAGTGTGACTGCCAGCAAGATGTCCAAAGAAAGGAAGTGAATGGGGGCCAGCACCATGTGAAAAAGGAATGGTTCTCAGAAGGTCCTCAAGTTAGGCAGAGAAAAATGGATCTTCAGGAGAGACATCTTTTATGGAAAACACAGATCACTGGCCTGGCAGCCAAGTAGGTTGATTCCCTTTGACTCTCACCATACCAATATCAAGAtggaataaaagaaaaaggagtaTTATTATTGTGGAAGTCAAAAATTCCTTGCCAACATTTCAAGGAAAGATCATCTTGTGACCATTTTCTGCCTCATTAGCCACAATAACTTTCTAGAAAGAACTAGCACAGCATCCAGGTAAAAATGATGAGGACAGAAAACAGCCCAAGGTAAAAGGCATAACAACACAGTTTAGACAGAAAAGGATGGTGCTCAGAACTTCACAGTtattattgtttattaaacaCATATTGCTGGGTTACATCTTGTGTTACatgggatgatgatgatgatgctgatgTCTAATTAGCCTATCTCACTTGACAGTCTCTTATTTTTTGCTTTGAAGAAACATGTGGCTTGGTGGTGCTCAGCAATGAAGAGGGAGTGATGGATCAGCTTCAGCCAGTTACTCTCATCAATTCCTGCAAAAGCGACAATAGAAAGATATAAACATCCTCCATGACTGACTTAACCAAACAAGAATTGGCAAACCATGAGATACACAGAAGGAAATCACTAAACCAATCCTCTGCTACATACTGTGACAGTCAAATCAATGGAAAAGTGAAATATCATAACAGAAAGGCACTAAAAAACAACATACATATGAAAGATGCAGGGCCTTTTACATATCTGTCCCTGCAAAGTTTGTAAATTTctgtataaataataatatagtgTCTATATATATGACTCCAAATATTAAGATTCTCTAGATACCCCACTCGTTCACATTTATTCAACAAACTTGGGTTAACCAGCATTGATACGAAGAccatcaacatacaaatagagGTACAATGAACCTTAGTACAATGATGAAGTTGCTCCTTTGTTACCTCAAGAAACAATATTCTAGTCATGGAAGAGTCTCTTTATTTATACAGGTATTACTGTTGACCCTCTCGGTAAACCTAAATTACATAGAGAGATAAATACAAAAAAACATTAGATTTTTTAGGTATATGCAActctacaaaaaataaaatatatcaaatatcgaGTGCCCACAGATTCATACACAGATTATGAAGACGTCAAGTGGGTGGTCAAGTCTTGCAAATTTTCATTTTGGTCAATCTAGTAATGGTACCAATTTCAACTAAGCAAGAAAATGTGGAATAACTGAATAATTGTTCGTGACAGAGTAGTGATCCTCatgtggaataaagcatgttaaaTACCACCAAAGATTTAGAACCAGAGCCTTCTAATAACCAGACAATTGAGTAGAGTAGAGACACCTACTAATACTATGCACAAGGATGACATTCCATGACTACTACAGTTTCGGCAAAATCCCAAGAGCTCAACTATACAAGTATCTTAGTGTCATGATCTAGCCCATTAAGAATATGCCCAATTTAAGGTTTGACTTATTTGTTCCAGTAGAATTTGTCACTGATCCAACCCAAACCAATAAAACAGATGACATATTAACTTGATGAAACTAAACTTATTTGCTCAATAATGCTTATGTTCACATTGATGATGGTAGACTCATTTTTACCTCTAACTCTTTTTCACACTTCCAGTGTGATATTAAACTAGGTGTTCCACTTGGTGCCTCGTATCCAGAAAAAGTCCAATTTTTTCGacaaacatttcattagatgaacATCAAGAAACTACTGGCAGATAAATAAACTTTCAGGAGAAAATAGGACAGTTCGCTACCTCAATTCATTCACCTGGAACCAAATCTTCATCCATAAATCCAAAACCAAGACTAGGCATTTGACGCTAATCCTGGAAGATGACACTGTCTGCGAGCTTGAGCAAAGGGTCGAGGCACTCTGCGGAGAACTTGCGTGCAAAGAGGTGCGAGTACGTTGAATTGGACTTCCGCAGCTCGTTGATCAGATTTGCGGAGATCTCCGGCGGCTGGTACATGTGCGGATGCCCGCCAACGCTGTCCGTCCAATTAACTCTGGTTAGAGTGTAGCGAGTGCACCCCGCGGGGTCCTGCATGTCGAGGAGCGTCGGGAAGTAGTGCTCCTCGGGGTAGCAGGAATCCACCCTCGACTTCAAGCAGGGCATCTTAAACTTCTTCCAGAACCGGCGGTCGCGCACCACCATCACGGCGTGCCGCCTTGCGAGGACAAAGAACTGCGAACCCGCGCGGAACTTTTCGAAGGGCACCTCGGGCATCATCACGCCGTCGCCGCGGGCCACGTACCGATTCCACATCCACGGATCTTTGGATGAGATCTCGATGTAACTGCGGCGGCGACGACGGCCGTCGGGGAGATTAGAAGGCGTGCCAGGGTCAGCGAGGAGGGCGTGGTAGGCGAAGCGAAAGGAGTGGAGGGGCACGCAGCTCTGGGAGAGGAGGGCGAAGAAGGCGTTCGCCGGGTCGTCGATGAGGGCAGCGGCGAGGAGACGGCGCGCGGCAGATATGAGGGTCGGCGAGGAACGCTGAGTCGCCTTGGCCGGGATGAAGCGGCCGCGGAACGACGGCGTCGGCGGGAGGAGGAGCTCAGCGGCGGGGTCGGCATGGACGTACACGTTGAACAGCCGTTCGTGGCCGTGGAAGAACCGCTCCCACAGCGGCGCGAACACGAGGTCGGAGTTGGTGAGGAACAGGAAGGCGATCTTGGGCGCCGACGCGGCGCGGCGGCGGATCCCGGCGCCCCCTCTGCCCCCTTCGCCGCCGGCGGAGGCGAGAGTGGCGCGCCGGAACAGCGCCAGATCGTCCACCTCGTCCAAATCGGGGATGCTCGGCATCGTCTTCGGCGGCAGAATCCGGGGGGCCAAAACGAACACCACCGGGATCGACATCAACAGGAGCAAAGCGATCAGGAACGGCGACCAAGATATCATCGCCCTCTCGTGATCCAGCTCCAGATTTCTCCCAAAAACCTTCATGGAGACTGGCAACAAAGGATCAATCCTCTAGGTTTTCACACTAATCTGGGAACCAAATCGGCGACGGGATGGCGAACGGGGGCAGCGATAGAATCGACACAGCGTCAATCGTCTGCTTCAGGCATCAAAATCGAATCTTGCGCCGCAGGAGCGGATCGAAGGGGGACAATTGAGAGGGAGAAAGGGCGGGGAGCGAGGGACACGGATGGCAGAGGCTCCGTTCCTTTCGCCGTCCCCTTTAATTTAAttcaattaattaaaattatctgTTATATTTGCTAAGAATATTAATTTGGTTTCTTAGGGTAAGTGAACGATTTCTTACAGTACAAATGTACGTTGACCAAATCAAAGCGCTCCTCGATAATCCACCGTTAATCCACTGATCCGACGGTTGAAGATTAACTCTAATCCGCGAAGAGTTGTTGCGGACGCGTGTCGTTTAAACAGACCAGACAAGCTCGGTGAAACGTGAAACGTGGAGAGAGCCTGGGATTTGATGCGGAGGAATAACAGGATATAGCCATCTCAGAGGccaataagaaaaaagataaattattttttctaaataATAGGACTGTGAAATAAGTCTCTGCTGTTCTTGCCATTCTGGTGCCCTGAAATTTCTGTCCTAAAATTTGGCTGTAAAAAATGAAggatttatttctatatttactcCTTCAAGTTGTGGAAATAGCATTCAATAGCTAATTTGAATTAATAAATTATAAAGGTTTAAATACTTAATATTTTCTTCATTTATTTTactctcttttctttttgtctATGCTTCAGCTTACTGGTTTTCTCACCATTATCTTATAATATAAATGCCTTaagaattatattaaatatttaaataatcccAAAGAAAGCTAGCTGACAGAATCATTCATATTAACATCAACTAGTATTTTTAAGGTTAATTATAAATCATCTTCTGTAGTTAGTTATTTATCATGGTCTCTGTATTTtcaaaaatttctatatttatgaaagtaaaatattgagatttctggattaaaaaattaattttataaaattaaaaatctagAAAGATAGATATTTTATTAGAGCAAtagatgtaaatattttatttttataagtataaggatctcaatataatttttaaaaatataataattaaaatattaaaaattactaTATAATTAGTCTTAATAATTAACTGATAGATATAAACTAATTGGAGTTTAGTATttccaaaatgactcataactTTTGAACTACAATGGAAACTGAAGCTAATCATTCTATAagagtgtttcttttttttttttgtacatttAGCTATTTAAATCATTTTAAATTCTTGATGCTGATCTGAAAAGTTCCAATTCATACGAGCGATTTAGATTAAAATCGATAATCTATTTCATTAATGGCATTAGACCACTAATTATAGTAATTTATaatgctaaaaataataaaaatgatgatttattagAAATAAGGGCGAAGGAAATTTGGTGACACGTGTTACTGTGCTATGGCGAATTCTAAACCATTCGTGCTGGTTGGATTTGAAATTTGTGCCAAGATGTAGTTGGACGGTCGTAGTCGTACAAACACAAATTGCGGAGATAGGGAGAGCTGTCTCTACCAACAcaagcattgaaaatgaaagacaAAGAAAAGATAGGGACAAATGttaaaaaggaagagaagaaaaaactgtATAGGGAGGTTTCATCTTTCTGTCACTGTAAGTTAGGTAAAAATAAGGTTCTCATTCCTCATGAATTGGTCAAAACATTTCAAAGAAATCAggataaattttgattttttttaataaaataaaataatatcaatgTGACTGCTCTATATTGCCTCTCGTtttcaaaaggaaaagaaaaagtaaaaagataataaataatatataagtgAAGACAAGAAGAACGAAGAGAGCCAAATGGGTGAAAGAAGATAAGTAAacgaagagagagaaaagaaggagACAGACAACTTAAaacgatattaaaaatttttaattgatATGTAAGGATAATACTAAAAAATgataaattcttaaaaaaattcaACTTTTAGAATTGCCACTGGTTAtataaaatgattattttatttttataatttaaaaattatttacttACAGCTCTCATCACAACCCTAACCCTAGTTGTGCCTTTACTCGTGTTTGGGCGCTTAACCCGTCGGCCCTCATGCAAGGTAAGAGGGGCTACAAAGGTCATGATCATCTTCGCGAACCTTATTAGCCCCCGTTAAACTCATCGTTATCTTCTTTCTCTTCATACTCCTTTCCTTCTCCTTCATCGATAATCGTTGGTGTGAGATCGATAGACTAAGTTAATATACATAGGACAAACAATCATAAATTAGAGCAGAATGATCGATGAGACAGAGGTGCGACGGAGGGCAATAAtctcaaaaataatttattttaatttttttttttaacttgagaCACTACATTAgaaatatcaaaaataatttttttttagaattcatccaaactaaaatttattaaaaaggtacaGCCAAATAGTTTATTAATAAAAGAGAACTATCTAACAAAAATCAATTAAGTGACTTTTCTAGGTAAATTATCTCTTTTTCATTGAATAAGCCTATACAGAtctttgatcaaaatattattattatttatttcttgCAGTCCGCATTCGATGCTTTTATACAATAATTACGAGAGTTCATTTGAATATACGTTTATCAGCTAAATTTGCTTTTATAGATAATATCACATTAAATGAGTTGACCTTCCAAATTTGAAATACGACAAGAACTATTAAGTTCGTAATGAATgttatcaataaatataataaatgtttcgtcataatatattttaaaggATGTCAGTGTCACTAATTGGGTATATTTGTATGTTAGGGATATATACAAAAGCTATATTTTGTATACGCGAAACAAAAAGGTCGGTTCTCAATTCCGCTCCTGCAGTAATGCCAtctcgattccttcctcttcctctttcccttttcTTCTGGTAGATTCCGTGTTCCTCTCCGTTTCTTTGCTTTTGCGTCAAAAATCGATAATTTTTAAGTGTTTCTGTGTCGATAGAGTTTAAAGATTTAGGTTTTTGATTAAATTTGATGAGTTGGGTGTTCGTTTGCGAATGCTCGAGTGTACAGTGCCGAAGTCGTTGATGATCGCTGCTCGGATGACGAACAGTCCATAGATTCTGTGTTCCTCTCCGTTTctttgcttttgcatcaaaaaTCGATAATTTTTAAGTGTTTCTGTGTTGATAGGGTTTAAAGATTTAGGTTTTCGATTAAATTTGATGAGTTGGGTGTTCGATTGTGAATGCTCGAGTGTACAGCAATGAAGTCTTTGATGATCACTGCTTGGATTGAAATTGTTACGGTTTTGCTAACAGGAAACTCAGTGGGTGAAAACATATAAATCTCTGATTGAAATCAATAGAAAGCTAATTAGACTTGCCTTAGCGCCAGTTTTGATCACCTTCGTAAGGGCAGCCCCACATCACCAAATGTGGTGGTTGGGTGTTTGCATAAATGACGGCATGACGACTGTTTGTGCATGCATAACAATTACAATAGCCCAACTGTGGCTCAAATATTTGTAATTAGCTCCGAGTACATCCTGTTCTGCAAGTGATGCTCAAGTCTCTCTCTGTTTATATCTAAATATTCAAGCTAATTTGAAAATGTTGTATCTTATATTggtaaaaagaatattttttaatatgatttCGACATCTTCACCATGTTAAACAGTTTGATGGTTGCTTTTCTATGCTTATTTGGTATTGCTAATGAAGAATCACGCTGCTGTTTCCTCTCATGTTGAAGATAGTGAGTGCAATGCCAAACCGTCGTAATTCATCAAGTATGATTACTTTCTGTTTCAACATTTGGTTGACTTATTACTTTCATGTGGGCTGTGTGATGTTTGCAGTGGAGCATGTTGATTATCCTGTTAAGGTTAGTGGCGTTGACCTGTCTCCAAATCCCCCTACATTCAATATCTCTGCATCAACTGGTAGAAGAACATACTTTTCGCTTCACTCATATACTTGTTTGTTTGTCAGCATATCTATGACAATTATATCTTTACATGAATGATGGTAAGCTTCTTCATGGAAATTGAAATTACCTAAAAACACAGAGAACACATGCATTTGTTATATGTTCTTGTAATGCATGCTCATCTTAGCCCGTCCTTTTCGTCTATGGTGTATTATGGCCAAAATCCAAGACTAATCTCGAAATAGGGTGGTTTCGTAAATGATGATTTAACTATTGGTTGATTTAAATGCAAAAAATATGTGGCATAGCTTTTAGAAGGACCATGTGAATTAGGATGTAAGGCCAGAAATATCCCTCAAATGCTGCTAAAAGAACTCTTAACTTATCAAGAAGTGAAGGTTCTTCCTCCAGATTCTGAACTACTCTACAAAGCTTTTTCTTAAGAGCACAGAAAGCTTTAGGAAGCATCATTCAATGCATAATAAAATTCTTCCGTATGACTCAATAAGTTCTTTCATATGCTTAAACTAGATAATGGACAATTATATTTTTGAGTGTTGTTCAGAAACTGGAAACCTGTATGGAAAAAAAGAGGATGACAACAAAGCATGAGGTTATTTCCTGTTCAGAGTCTAGGGAGCTAAAAAATTTGTCCCTTGTTCATATGTGTGAACAACATATGCATCTAAAAAAATTTCCTGTCGAGACTTCTCTTCCCTTTCACACATATTTCTAACTTGTTTTCTTTATTCAGGATAAGTAGGATGCACAATGTATCATTTGAAGTAAGGCAATCAAAAAACATTCAAAAGGAACTGTATTAACAAGTGAAGTGAATGGAAGATCTCAAGTCCTTGAATTTGGAAGAGATTGTTTGAGATGAAGGTTCAAGAAAGATGAAGGATTGGATAGGAAGCCATGTTGCACTTAGCCTTAGTTTAAATCAATCTCAGTGAGTAAGAAAGGCACATTTAATCTTGGGGTAGCACATTTTACCACCTGCCGTTCAACCTGATTTCAACCCTGCAAAAGATAGTGGTAGTTCCTCTCTATGTGGATTGATCCAAGAGAGGATCATAGTAAGAAACAAATGGTAGATATAGAGATTCATCATGTTGACAGCTCATGCAGCTTAAGACAGTTCAACTTTCGCAATTGAAAAGGAGGGTTTTTTTGTTTTGCAGTATATTTAGTAAATTTGTTAATCATGCAAAATACAAGATCAAAGCATTATCTCTATCATCTTCTATCTTGTTTATATAACAACTTGAAATTATCTTGATATTGTAAAGTTCtttttacctctctctctctctctcttgagctAATGAAACTTCTGTCTGTATAAGAACAAAACAATGTTTTTAGGCAGTTTGTGGATATTGCTTAGATGTTTCACCTCAACTTGTTCTGATGCTTTCTTTAATCTGATTTTAGCTAATCTTAATGTTTTGATAGAATTAGGTTGCTCATTTATGATCTGAAACTACTTAAGTCGATCATCCCAGTACTCATCATCAGTATATTTAGCGCTCTTTTTTACCATCATATAGCATAAGCTATCTACTTATGTTTTTGTATTTTGTACATTTGGAATCTAGAATCTGTGAGGTTTTATCTCCGTCGCAGGGATCGTACACACTTACAATGAAGCGGATCGGAGACAAATCAGAACGACTGACATGCATTATTTTCTATTTCGGCATCTGAATGCTGCGAGATATGCTATCTTCCGCAATATGAGCTGACACATCATGCTCTACTTGTTCCTCCTTTGTGAAATCGACATTGTAAGTAAGAAagatgttgttatccgaatgtttAACTTATGTATATCTGTGCTTTGTGAAATCACATCATAAAACTTCGTTTCCATAATGTTTAATGCATCAAGTTCATTGTTGTTTATGGTGTACTCTCTGTTGACTAATCGATGAGACTCACCTAGTTTGACTTCCTGCCAAAGATCAGCAGCATGACTCCTTTACTTTGACTCCATGACTACGACGGTCTCCGGTGCTTCACCGCCGTTCCCTATATTCGTGACTTAAGTCGCTCCGTACGGGTTGGATCCGACCCCAGCGTCGACCCCCGTCGCGACGTGAGTCGTGGTGTGAGCACCCACACCACATGGCTCGGCCCCGCGGCGCGACCTGATGGCCGTTGCCCTTTATCATTTTGAAATCTAGGGGCCCACCACAACTTTATAGCCGTTGGCACCGCCTCCTCCTCACACAAACAACAAAGAAGCGCAGGGGAGAGACCACAGTAAGGAAAAGAAAGCTACCAGTgtgggctctctctctctctctctctctctctctctctctcgctcgctcgctcgctctctgaGAGGAGCAAATCTCCTGGCGACCGAGAGTGGAGACTGAGTGCTGTTCCAAATCCACATATCCACGTACCCATATTTGCTACTTTTCTTCCATATCCATAGCACTGTCatccatcagcagcagcagcagcaccaccaccCTCAGGTTGGCAGCAGACGTTGCTGGTAAAGGGACAGCGGCAGCGACATGAAAGGTATCAGGGGCAGGATCCTGAAGAAGCTCCGGTCCATCCCCCAAGTGCCCTACCTCAAGCACCAAGAGCGTGTCCTCCATGTCCATGCTTCTGCCCCTTCCCTTCCTACTCCTCCTGATCCTTCTCGGGTCCTCCGCGACCTCCCCGTCGGCAGCAGAGTGGAGGAAGCCTCGAATTCCGCCTCCTCCGATGACCAGCTGACTCCAGTTTCCCATCTCCATGACGTAGTCGATGTCGCCGAGCTCGTGAGAGacctcgaagaagaagaagaagaagcggccTGCGACGAGGAAGAATCCGAccacagcagcagcagaagcagtaTCGGTGACAAAGAGAACTCTCGACCGCCGCCGTCGTCGCCACCTAAAGAAGACTCTTCTTGGAGAACCAACGAGGAGGAGGACCAGCACGGCCAAGAAAACGAAACTTCGTACCGGCGGCCGGATCTGGACTCGGTGACGCTGTTCGATCCGGAGCTTCTTGCGGCGTTCGAGAAGGCGGTGGTGGAGCACATGAGGAGCTTCGAGGAAGCCAAGAGCAGGGCCAGGGCCAGAATAAAGGAAGAAGAATACGACGAACAtgacggcggaggaggaggagaaccgcACAGCGTCGAGGAGCCTCCTTCGAAGGTGCCTCGCACCGACGACGACGAGGACCCGCTGACGGAATTCGAGCACAGGTGCCCGCCCGGGGGCAGGGAATCCGTCATCCTCTACACCACCACGCTTCGGGGGATCAGGAAGACCTTCGAGGACTGCAACGGCGTCAGGTTCCTGCTCGACAGCCTCAAGGTGAGGTTCACCGAGAGAGACGTGTCGATGCACCTGGAGTTCCGGGAGGAGCTATGGAGGGTCTTGGGCTACCGCGCCATCCCCCCGAGTCTGTTCATCCGAGGGAGGTACGTCGGAGGGGCCGACGAAGTGCTGGGCTTCCACGAGCAGGGGAGGCTGCTGGCGCTGCTGCGGGGGGCGGCTCGGTACCGGTCGGCCGGCGAAGAGGCGTGCCGAGGGTGCGGCGGAGTGAGGTTTGTGGTGTGCTGGGAGTGCAATGGGAGCCGAAAGATCTACCAtggcgaggaagaggaggaggaggacgcagGCCCGGCGCAGTGCCGCCATTGCAATGAGAATGGCTTGGTTGTGTGCCCCATCTGCTGCTAAGATTGATTGGCTTCCACCGTCGTTGGCCATTCTGAATTCTTTCAATAGATTCGTGATGTtaatgctcttcttcttcttcttcttcttattcttcttcttcctttgtaCTGCTCTCTGTACACTCATTCTTCTTCACATGTATCATTGAGATGATCCGTGTCAAGCCTCTGTTGAAACCATTTTATGTTTGTATCACAAATCATATTTTAGTGCCCTCATTACTCTACGAAATAAAGGAAAAATAAACACTAAGAATTCATCAtatctaataaaaaaattagaacatTAGTCTAAAAAAATTGATTAAATTATAATGATAAATTAGAATTACAATTCCACTTCCTCAAATTCTTTTCTTCCCCTTCTTCTGTAATCTAAAATAAGATGATGAACAGCAATTTGAAGTTATTACACATTTTACATCATCGATCTACTAAAGCTTGCCATCTCTTCTTTCCTTACCTTTaggctggagagagagagagagagagagagagagagagagagagagagagagaggccaaaaATAATAGGAACTCATGACTCGGTCTTTCTTTTCTTATGGATAAGAGGCAGGGCAAGAAACAAGGGAACAGTTAGCTCTTCTTCCTCCGGATATGACCGCAAAGCTCGGTCAACTCAACGCCTCTCCGATTCCAATCTCCATCACACACCCTGCTATTTAATGCCAGCCAGCCATCCCCCTTGCAACTCGTCCCTCGCTCATCTCCTTCCTACCCCTCTCGCTCTACGAGTCTCCCAACACACATCTCGAGAGGGGGAAATAATAAGCCAAAGCCATGGCCAAGCTCCGGCTTCTCCCTGTCGTCGCTGCTCTCTGCTTGGCTCTCGCCGGCGTCGCCCTCGCCGCCCCAAAGTTCGTCATCCAAGGCCGTGTTTACTGCGACACATGCCGTGCCGGCTTCGAGACCGTCGTCAGCCAGTACATCCCAGGTAATCTCCCTAGAAGTTTCAGCCGCAAGCTTGCGTGCTACTTGGCTGCACTCTAACCTCTCCCGACCTCCATGATGAAGGTGCCAAGGTCAAGCTGCAATGCAGGCACTACGAGACCGACTCGATCGAGCACACGGCGGAGGGCGTGACGGACGGCACCGGGACGTACAACATCGAGGTGGAGGACAACCACGAGGAGGAGATCTGCGAGGTGTCGCTGGTGCAGAGCCCGGTGCCCGGCTGCTCCGAGGTGTCGGGGACCCGCAACCGTGCTCGCGTGCTGGTGACCGGCAGGAACGGCTTGGCTTCCGACGTCCGTTACGCCAACTCCCTTGGCTTCCTCAAGGATGAGCCACTGAAGGAGTGCGGCCTGCTGCTGCAGCAGTATGCTCTCGGCGTCGATGACTGAGCGAGAGGAGAACGAGCTTAATACTAATCAATCATACATCACCCAGCTTTCGATAAAAGCCATTTGGTGTGAGATGATGATATGAGAGACATGTGAAGCCAAAGAGGTTTTGGATCCAAAATATAATGCTTGGTGAtctattctgctacatctctatgTTTCCCTCATTTCATTATTCATGTGGTGATTCAACGATGGATATGTTTTCTGTGAGGTAAAACATATCCATCATTGAATCGAACAACTTATGACTGCTGCTGGTAAATCAACAGAAAGGAAACTGATAAAATCCATGAAGAAGACATCCACTGAACTCATTAACAGAACACTTTTCATTTGAGTAATGGAGATTCACTTGATCACAATGATTAGATCCATTAGTGCACATCATATTACTTAACATTCCAGGAATACAACATT is from Musa acuminata AAA Group cultivar baxijiao chromosome BXJ1-6, Cavendish_Baxijiao_AAA, whole genome shotgun sequence and encodes:
- the LOC135581201 gene encoding glycosyltransferase BC10-like; its protein translation is MKVFGRNLELDHERAMISWSPFLIALLLLMSIPVVFVLAPRILPPKTMPSIPDLDEVDDLALFRRATLASAGGEGGRGGAGIRRRAASAPKIAFLFLTNSDLVFAPLWERFFHGHERLFNVYVHADPAAELLLPPTPSFRGRFIPAKATQRSSPTLISAARRLLAAALIDDPANAFFALLSQSCVPLHSFRFAYHALLADPGTPSNLPDGRRRRRSYIEISSKDPWMWNRYVARGDGVMMPEVPFEKFRAGSQFFVLARRHAVMVVRDRRFWKKFKMPCLKSRVDSCYPEEHYFPTLLDMQDPAGCTRYTLTRVNWTDSVGGHPHMYQPPEISANLINELRKSNSTYSHLFARKFSAECLDPLLKLADSVIFQD
- the LOC103986836 gene encoding uncharacterized protein At5g39865-like, with the translated sequence MKGIRGRILKKLRSIPQVPYLKHQERVLHVHASAPSLPTPPDPSRVLRDLPVGSRVEEASNSASSDDQLTPVSHLHDVVDVAELVRDLEEEEEEAACDEEESDHSSSRSSIGDKENSRPPPSSPPKEDSSWRTNEEEDQHGQENETSYRRPDLDSVTLFDPELLAAFEKAVVEHMRSFEEAKSRARARIKEEEYDEHDGGGGGEPHSVEEPPSKVPRTDDDEDPLTEFEHRCPPGGRESVILYTTTLRGIRKTFEDCNGVRFLLDSLKVRFTERDVSMHLEFREELWRVLGYRAIPPSLFIRGRYVGGADEVLGFHEQGRLLALLRGAARYRSAGEEACRGCGGVRFVVCWECNGSRKIYHGEEEEEEDAGPAQCRHCNENGLVVCPICC
- the LOC135677636 gene encoding pollen-specific protein C13-like, whose translation is MAKLRLLPVVAALCLALAGVALAAPKFVIQGRVYCDTCRAGFETVVSQYIPGAKVKLQCRHYETDSIEHTAEGVTDGTGTYNIEVEDNHEEEICEVSLVQSPVPGCSEVSGTRNRARVLVTGRNGLASDVRYANSLGFLKDEPLKECGLLLQQYALGVDD